One stretch of Lacimicrobium alkaliphilum DNA includes these proteins:
- a CDS encoding Yip1 family protein, whose product MILNHLWGLYAHPKEEWQDIEKRHESLSHSLTHILIIALIPSLTSYYSAAHLGWSIGVGDLIKLTHESAMMMSIAMYFALIAGVVALAYLIQWMATTFDAKPTFTQSLELAAYTATPLFMVGFAALYPVLWFVMLVGLAGLTYSVYLLYSGTPIIMHIPEEKGFIYASSVVTCGLVLLVVIMAASVILWSMGLGPEYMA is encoded by the coding sequence ATGATACTCAACCACCTGTGGGGCCTGTATGCCCACCCAAAAGAAGAATGGCAGGATATTGAAAAGCGCCATGAGAGCCTGTCTCATAGCCTGACACATATTCTGATTATTGCTCTGATCCCGTCATTAACCAGCTACTACTCTGCAGCTCATCTGGGGTGGAGTATCGGTGTTGGCGATTTGATCAAGCTGACCCACGAAAGTGCCATGATGATGAGCATCGCCATGTATTTTGCCCTGATTGCCGGGGTTGTGGCGTTGGCCTATCTGATTCAGTGGATGGCCACCACCTTTGATGCCAAACCGACTTTCACCCAGTCACTGGAGCTGGCGGCGTACACGGCCACTCCACTGTTTATGGTGGGTTTTGCTGCATTGTATCCGGTGCTGTGGTTTGTGATGCTGGTAGGTCTGGCAGGCCTGACTTACTCTGTTTATCTGCTTTATTCAGGTACGCCTATTATTATGCACATACCCGAAGAAAAAGGCTTTATTTACGCCAGCTCGGTGGTTACCTGTGGATTGGTGCTGCTGGTGGTGATTATGGCCGCCTCAGTGATTCTCTGGAGTATGGGATTAGGCCCTGAATATATGGCCTGA
- the accD gene encoding acetyl-CoA carboxylase, carboxyltransferase subunit beta — MSWIQKILPRTQSSSGKANVPEGVWTQCNQCGATLYRQELERQLEVCPKCDNHMRITARARINSFLDQGERQELGAELEPQDILKFKDSKKYKDRISAAQKSTNEKDALVVVRGKLNGMPVVVAAFEFAFMGGSMASVVGARFVKAVECCIENNMPLVCFSTSGGARMQEALLSLMQMAKTSAALARLSEKGLPYISVLTDPTMGGVSASLAMLGDVNVAEPKALIGFAGPRVIEQTVRETLPPGFQRSEFLLEKGAIDMIVDRRQLRDKLYSVLSKLHHQHH, encoded by the coding sequence ATGAGCTGGATTCAGAAAATACTACCTCGTACCCAGTCGTCATCCGGAAAAGCGAATGTGCCGGAGGGTGTCTGGACCCAATGTAATCAGTGTGGTGCGACGCTTTATCGTCAGGAGCTGGAGCGACAGCTGGAAGTCTGTCCTAAGTGCGACAATCACATGCGTATCACCGCCCGTGCCCGTATCAACAGTTTTCTCGATCAGGGCGAGCGTCAGGAACTGGGGGCCGAACTGGAACCTCAGGATATACTCAAGTTTAAAGACTCCAAGAAATATAAAGACAGGATCAGTGCGGCGCAGAAGAGCACCAATGAAAAAGATGCACTGGTGGTGGTCAGAGGAAAACTCAATGGCATGCCGGTGGTTGTAGCGGCCTTTGAATTTGCCTTTATGGGCGGCTCTATGGCTTCGGTAGTGGGTGCCCGCTTTGTCAAAGCCGTTGAATGCTGTATTGAGAATAATATGCCACTGGTCTGTTTTTCTACCAGTGGCGGTGCCCGGATGCAGGAAGCGCTGTTGTCTTTGATGCAGATGGCAAAAACCAGCGCGGCCCTGGCCAGATTGAGTGAGAAGGGACTGCCTTATATTTCTGTGCTGACCGACCCTACCATGGGTGGTGTGTCGGCGAGTCTGGCTATGCTGGGGGATGTGAATGTTGCCGAGCCAAAGGCCCTGATCGGTTTTGCCGGTCCCAGGGTGATCGAGCAGACGGTTCGCGAAACTCTGCCGCCGGGCTTTCAGCGTAGTGAATTCCTGCTCGAGAAAGGTGCCATCGATATGATCGTCGATCGCCGTCAGTTGCGGGATAAACTTTATAGCGTATTAAGCAAACTGCATCACCAGCACCACTGA
- the purF gene encoding amidophosphoribosyltransferase — translation MCGILGIVGKGPVNQALYDGLTVLQHRGQDAAGIVTVDNGMFHLRKANGLVRDVFHSRHMQRLTGNFGIGHARYPTAGTSSSAEAQPFYVNSPFGIAFAHNGNLTNAHELADEVFRIARRHINTTSDSELLLNIFAHELQSIAGLTLQPDDVFQAVSRVHKKIKGAYAVVAAIIGNGMVAFRDPNGIRPLALGKRQTELGDEYMVASESVALDVVGFSFVRDVAPGEAIYVTEDGQLHTRQCVDNPSHSPCIFEFVYFSRPDSFIDGISVYASRVNMGRKLGQKIAREWADLDIDVVIPIPETSNDIALQIAQELNLPYRQGFVKNRYIGRTFIMPGQTQRRKSVRRKLNAISSEFAGKNVLLVDDSIVRGTTSEQIITMARESGAKRVYFASAAPEIRFPNVYGIDMPSANELIAYGREIDEICELIKADGLIFQDIEDLVEAVREENPQITRFETSVFDGIYITGDVDQEYLNRLDMLRSDNAKQIPQMELCNLEMHNLDSD, via the coding sequence ATGTGTGGTATCCTTGGTATCGTAGGTAAAGGCCCGGTAAATCAGGCTTTGTATGATGGTTTGACCGTTTTACAACATAGAGGACAGGACGCCGCCGGCATTGTCACCGTAGACAACGGTATGTTTCATTTGCGCAAGGCCAACGGCCTGGTGCGCGACGTTTTCCACAGTCGCCATATGCAGCGGCTAACCGGTAATTTTGGTATTGGTCATGCCCGTTACCCCACAGCGGGCACTTCAAGCTCCGCTGAAGCGCAGCCGTTTTATGTCAATTCGCCCTTTGGTATCGCCTTTGCTCATAATGGTAACCTGACCAATGCCCATGAGCTTGCTGATGAAGTGTTTCGCATCGCCCGCCGGCATATTAACACCACATCGGATTCCGAGTTGCTGTTGAATATTTTCGCTCATGAACTGCAGTCCATCGCAGGTCTGACGCTGCAACCTGACGATGTCTTTCAGGCGGTCAGTCGGGTACATAAGAAAATCAAGGGAGCCTATGCGGTGGTGGCGGCCATCATCGGCAACGGTATGGTGGCATTTCGCGACCCTAACGGTATCCGTCCGCTGGCACTGGGTAAGCGTCAGACGGAGCTTGGTGACGAGTATATGGTGGCCTCAGAGAGTGTGGCCCTGGATGTGGTGGGTTTCAGCTTTGTGCGTGATGTGGCGCCGGGTGAAGCCATTTATGTGACGGAGGATGGTCAACTGCACACCCGCCAATGCGTTGATAATCCTTCTCACTCACCCTGTATCTTTGAGTTTGTCTATTTTTCCCGTCCCGATTCCTTTATAGACGGTATCTCCGTGTACGCTTCACGGGTCAATATGGGCCGCAAGCTAGGACAGAAAATTGCCCGGGAGTGGGCCGATCTGGATATTGATGTGGTGATCCCCATCCCGGAAACCTCGAATGATATCGCCCTGCAGATTGCTCAGGAGCTGAACCTGCCATATCGTCAGGGATTTGTTAAAAATCGCTATATCGGCCGTACCTTTATTATGCCGGGGCAGACTCAGCGCAGAAAGTCTGTGCGACGTAAACTCAACGCCATTTCTTCCGAATTTGCCGGCAAGAATGTGTTGCTGGTGGATGACTCTATTGTGCGCGGTACGACCTCTGAGCAGATTATCACCATGGCCAGAGAGTCTGGCGCCAAACGGGTGTATTTTGCCTCTGCCGCTCCGGAGATCCGCTTTCCCAATGTCTATGGCATCGACATGCCTTCGGCCAATGAGCTGATTGCTTATGGCCGGGAAATTGATGAGATCTGCGAGCTGATTAAAGCCGATGGTCTGATCTTTCAGGATATTGAAGATCTGGTGGAGGCTGTCAGAGAAGAGAATCCGCAGATTACCCGCTTTGAAACCTCAGTTTTTGATGGCATTTACATTACCGGCGATGTGGATCAGGAGTACCTGAACCGGCTGGATATGTTACGCAGTGATAATGCCAAGCAGATCCCACAGATGGAACTATGTAATCTGGAAATGCATAATCTGGACTCGGACTAA
- the lpxH gene encoding UDP-2,3-diacylglucosamine diphosphatase, which yields MQPTLFIADLHLSEDRPDITAAFDTFMSSQARDAAALYVLGDLFEAWIGDDDTCHFNQHIKQAFRTLTNSGVPVYFIHGNRDFLIGKKFAGETGIQLLPEKQVIDLYGEKVLIMHGDSLCTRDHKYMAFRKKSRGWWWPKLMLALPLWYRRRVAQNARKTSALHQKNSSEQIMDVTPSEVDRVMTEAGVSKLIHGHTHRPAIHKFQLGDKQAQRIVLGDWYSQSSVLRVTPQSTELKGTPL from the coding sequence ATGCAACCCACCCTGTTTATCGCCGATCTGCATCTGAGTGAAGACAGGCCCGATATCACTGCGGCGTTTGATACCTTTATGTCAAGTCAGGCCAGGGACGCCGCAGCCCTTTATGTGCTCGGCGATCTGTTTGAAGCCTGGATTGGTGATGATGATACCTGCCACTTTAACCAACATATCAAACAAGCCTTCAGAACCCTGACGAATAGCGGTGTACCGGTTTACTTTATTCACGGCAACCGTGACTTTCTGATTGGTAAAAAGTTTGCCGGGGAGACCGGTATTCAGTTGCTGCCGGAAAAGCAGGTGATCGATCTGTACGGTGAAAAAGTGCTGATTATGCATGGTGACAGCCTCTGTACCCGGGACCATAAATACATGGCCTTTCGTAAAAAGTCCCGCGGTTGGTGGTGGCCTAAACTGATGCTTGCACTACCACTGTGGTATCGCCGAAGAGTGGCTCAAAACGCCAGAAAAACCAGTGCGTTACATCAGAAGAACAGCAGCGAACAGATTATGGATGTGACCCCTTCTGAAGTCGACAGGGTGATGACAGAAGCCGGCGTCAGCAAACTGATCCACGGCCATACTCACAGGCCTGCGATACATAAGTTTCAGCTCGGTGATAAACAGGCGCAGCGCATTGTACTGGGTGACTGGTACAGTCAGAGCAGTGTGCTGAGGGTTACGCCTCAGTCCACTGAACTCAAGGGCACACCGCTGTGA
- a CDS encoding SPOR domain-containing protein, which produces MADNEEKNTQRGGSAFQNRLVGTVILVALAVIFLPDIFDGEKVSHKDRFVELPKRPSAIEIEEPGSFPRQQVADRVSRKVEIVDDVAVDDPQSAGEPVTTEPEQQTAVAPPENNVNNSEPRQGDYPVEDTAAAEQSGWVIQLGSFRHEKNVAELMSKLEEGGYRAFKRKVQTSSGTLTKVFVGPDLQKEALEQRVADLNKLTGLQGKVTAYSVE; this is translated from the coding sequence ATGGCCGATAATGAGGAAAAAAACACACAACGGGGCGGTTCAGCCTTTCAGAACCGGCTGGTTGGCACGGTGATCCTGGTGGCGCTGGCGGTAATTTTCCTGCCGGATATTTTTGATGGTGAAAAAGTGTCTCACAAGGATAGGTTTGTGGAGTTGCCCAAAAGACCCTCTGCAATTGAGATCGAAGAGCCAGGCTCTTTTCCTCGCCAGCAGGTAGCGGATCGTGTCAGCCGGAAAGTGGAGATTGTTGATGATGTGGCGGTGGATGATCCTCAGTCTGCCGGTGAGCCAGTTACAACAGAACCGGAACAGCAAACAGCGGTAGCGCCCCCGGAGAATAACGTCAATAACAGCGAACCCAGGCAGGGTGACTATCCGGTAGAAGATACAGCAGCGGCGGAACAGAGTGGATGGGTTATACAGCTTGGCAGTTTTCGTCATGAGAAAAATGTGGCGGAGCTGATGAGTAAGCTGGAAGAAGGTGGATATCGGGCCTTTAAGCGTAAAGTCCAGACCAGTTCCGGTACACTGACTAAAGTTTTTGTCGGTCCCGACCTGCAAAAAGAAGCACTGGAACAGAGAGTGGCGGATTTGAATAAGCTTACCGGACTGCAGGGTAAAGTGACGGCTTACTCTGTAGAGTGA
- the truA gene encoding tRNA pseudouridine(38-40) synthase TruA yields MRIALGVEYDGSGYYGWQRQREVNSVQQELETALSRIADETIELQCAGRTDAGVHATGQVVHFDVQAERPMRAWTMGMNANLPDSIAVKWAQQVDDDFHARFSATARRYRYIIYNHAYRPGILRQGVTHYHRPLDVDRMQQAANCLLGEHDFSAFRAAICQSKSPFRHISHLRLWRQGDYVVLEIKANAFLHHMVRNITGSLLDIGSGRQPIDWMQELLEGKDREKAAATAKPNGLYLTEVTYPVEFGLPESSAGPLFLQEESC; encoded by the coding sequence ATGCGCATTGCCTTAGGGGTCGAATACGACGGTTCCGGCTATTATGGCTGGCAGCGGCAACGTGAAGTCAACAGTGTTCAGCAGGAGCTGGAAACGGCCCTGAGCCGGATCGCCGATGAAACCATTGAATTACAGTGTGCCGGTCGCACCGATGCCGGCGTGCACGCCACCGGTCAGGTGGTACATTTTGATGTGCAGGCCGAGCGGCCGATGCGGGCCTGGACCATGGGCATGAATGCCAATTTGCCGGATAGCATTGCGGTGAAATGGGCACAACAGGTAGATGACGATTTCCATGCCCGCTTTTCTGCTACTGCCAGACGCTATCGCTATATTATCTATAATCATGCCTATCGCCCCGGCATTCTGCGTCAGGGGGTAACCCATTATCACCGGCCACTGGATGTTGACAGAATGCAGCAGGCGGCAAATTGTTTACTTGGTGAGCATGATTTCAGCGCATTCAGGGCGGCGATTTGTCAATCCAAATCGCCGTTTCGCCATATCAGTCATCTGCGGCTGTGGCGGCAGGGTGATTATGTGGTGTTGGAAATCAAGGCCAATGCTTTTTTGCATCATATGGTACGCAATATCACCGGCTCGCTGCTGGATATTGGCAGCGGTCGCCAGCCGATTGACTGGATGCAGGAATTATTAGAGGGTAAAGACAGGGAAAAGGCAGCGGCAACAGCCAAACCCAATGGTTTATACCTGACAGAGGTCACCTATCCGGTGGAATTCGGGCTGCCGGAATCATCGGCCGGGCCATTGTTCCTGCAGGAGGAAAGCTGCTAA
- a CDS encoding CvpA family protein: MNWIDYCILGIIALSTLISLVRGFVKEAISLAVWFAAFFIASQFYLDLAAHLTNFSDPMIRSAVAIAILFVVTLILGGLLNYIVGQMVEYTGLSGTDRALGAVFGLLRGALIVSALLFFMDAFTAFPDSAWWQRSLLIPEFRVVIEWFFEYLQNHSSFLNSEESAKAL, translated from the coding sequence ATGAATTGGATCGACTACTGCATTCTCGGCATTATCGCCCTGTCTACCCTGATCAGTCTGGTCAGGGGCTTTGTCAAAGAGGCCATTTCGCTCGCCGTTTGGTTTGCGGCCTTTTTTATCGCCAGTCAGTTTTATCTTGATCTGGCCGCTCATCTGACCAATTTTTCCGACCCTATGATCCGCAGCGCGGTGGCTATCGCCATTCTCTTTGTAGTAACCCTGATATTGGGGGGCCTGCTCAATTATATCGTCGGGCAGATGGTTGAGTATACTGGCTTGTCGGGCACGGACAGGGCCCTTGGTGCGGTATTCGGATTATTACGTGGGGCACTGATTGTCAGTGCACTGCTGTTTTTTATGGACGCCTTCACGGCATTTCCGGACTCGGCATGGTGGCAGCGCTCCCTGTTGATCCCGGAGTTCAGGGTCGTGATCGAATGGTTCTTCGAATATCTGCAGAACCATTCCAGTTTTTTAAACTCTGAAGAGTCCGCAAAGGCTCTTTAA
- a CDS encoding FimV/HubP family polar landmark protein: MSSTVLWASDFQQVQIKGPKHSDRQYSGVEYGPIESSDTLWSIARRYRQNNDLSIYQVMAAIYELNPDAFEQQNLNLMIDGSVLRLPSEAYIARIDADEAQRRAEEDEQRWREARGAEGQTVNIKPAKQVASTEDLSAARQALEAQLQNLDRQNRNEFEQLRRQISASIESVQALLDDNERVYGRLDAVNEDIEELRNRIGQEGEIQQQMGQLLALQNELLARSEQQQAKEQQKAWYQHPALKIAAGIIPSLLLLGGLFMWLRRRQSEPASEPAPVNKSEAPAAVAEDNQMDDLSDALTEEMSDDFDEPDQDDDDLFGEELLDDVLTDELEESLDAALEDELENFDDLADEMLVPEDKEEEEQPEREEDEQSSQEQDDLDDLFAEDNDDEAIDLSELDDEDEQTAEPETEDEVADDFEQLEEPDEDDLSADADTGADADSTEDEKPEISIDELLDEPVSKDTQESDDESDDFVEKLEKSEQLSDELIGELDQEITTKNQQLDELTDDLLGELEQADTMQDELSDELLEELSDEGDESEEQADLQDTISDELLEELGEEAAEDESPEADAQDELSDELLEELATGGSDEQPEDTVEQQDETGTSEQDAEPDDQEAAASQSVEDEAAEEAVTDGEAPDTAQADTTEQQDTEDKADEDDEASQQELDAMLEAEFEQNEQNLADDASDEFEELDQVLEQNKDEPDTDDEVTDTEASQSESERTEQKESQVDDELEKELNELPDLGDWLQSHEQGKQDKEANSDHELLDELESSDFDEMLESMEQDEDQESDLDIETLLNEQLAEPEAPEPLADTEDDFLDIDALLNESVEAEEDDSEEKPINLDTALGSYAGGDKDEELMDVDNDNGMGAKLDLARAYLEMEDNESAIELLQQVVEKGDGEQQEEAKAILDKLL, from the coding sequence TTGTCGTCAACTGTTCTGTGGGCTTCTGATTTTCAGCAGGTTCAGATTAAAGGACCGAAACATTCCGATCGCCAGTATTCCGGGGTCGAGTATGGGCCCATCGAGTCCAGTGATACCCTCTGGAGCATCGCCCGCCGTTATCGCCAGAATAATGATCTGAGTATCTACCAGGTCATGGCCGCCATCTATGAACTCAATCCGGACGCCTTTGAACAGCAAAACCTGAATCTGATGATCGATGGCTCTGTGCTCAGACTTCCGAGCGAAGCGTACATTGCCCGCATCGATGCGGATGAGGCACAACGTCGAGCAGAAGAGGATGAACAACGCTGGCGGGAGGCCCGCGGGGCAGAGGGGCAGACAGTCAATATAAAACCCGCCAAGCAGGTTGCCAGTACAGAGGATCTATCCGCAGCTCGTCAGGCACTGGAGGCACAACTTCAGAACCTTGACAGGCAAAACCGTAACGAATTTGAGCAATTGAGGCGGCAAATTTCTGCCTCAATTGAATCCGTACAAGCCTTGTTGGATGACAATGAACGGGTTTATGGCCGTCTGGATGCGGTCAATGAAGACATTGAAGAACTGCGTAATCGTATTGGTCAGGAAGGTGAGATTCAGCAGCAAATGGGCCAGTTACTGGCGCTGCAGAACGAATTACTGGCCAGATCCGAACAGCAACAGGCTAAAGAGCAACAAAAGGCCTGGTATCAGCATCCGGCACTGAAGATAGCCGCCGGTATTATCCCTTCACTGTTGCTGCTTGGCGGTCTGTTTATGTGGCTCAGACGCCGTCAGTCAGAGCCGGCCTCAGAACCCGCCCCAGTTAACAAGAGCGAGGCACCGGCTGCTGTTGCTGAAGACAATCAGATGGATGATCTGTCCGATGCGCTGACCGAAGAGATGTCCGATGATTTCGATGAGCCGGATCAGGATGATGACGACCTGTTCGGTGAGGAATTACTCGATGATGTCCTTACTGATGAATTAGAAGAGTCTCTGGATGCGGCGCTGGAAGATGAGCTGGAGAATTTCGACGATCTTGCCGACGAGATGTTGGTGCCAGAAGATAAGGAAGAGGAAGAACAGCCAGAGCGTGAGGAAGATGAACAAAGCTCTCAGGAACAGGACGACCTTGATGATTTATTTGCCGAAGACAACGACGATGAGGCCATCGACTTGTCTGAGCTGGATGATGAGGACGAACAAACCGCTGAGCCAGAGACGGAAGACGAGGTTGCAGATGATTTTGAGCAACTGGAAGAGCCGGATGAAGACGACCTCTCTGCCGACGCCGATACAGGTGCAGATGCGGACAGCACCGAAGATGAAAAGCCGGAAATCAGTATTGATGAATTACTGGATGAACCGGTATCCAAAGATACTCAGGAATCCGATGATGAGTCCGATGATTTTGTCGAAAAGCTGGAAAAATCAGAGCAGCTCAGCGATGAGCTGATCGGCGAACTGGATCAGGAAATTACCACTAAAAATCAGCAGTTGGATGAACTGACTGATGATCTGCTGGGTGAGCTGGAACAGGCTGACACCATGCAGGACGAGCTTTCTGATGAACTGCTTGAAGAGCTGTCAGATGAAGGGGATGAATCTGAGGAGCAGGCTGACCTTCAGGACACTATTTCCGATGAGTTACTCGAAGAATTAGGAGAAGAGGCGGCAGAAGATGAGTCTCCTGAGGCTGATGCGCAGGACGAGTTGTCAGATGAATTACTTGAAGAGCTGGCTACCGGGGGTAGTGATGAGCAGCCAGAGGATACTGTTGAACAGCAGGATGAAACTGGCACATCGGAACAAGATGCTGAACCGGATGATCAGGAAGCCGCGGCTTCACAATCTGTAGAGGATGAAGCTGCTGAAGAAGCAGTGACCGATGGGGAAGCGCCTGATACAGCGCAGGCGGATACAACAGAGCAACAGGACACTGAAGATAAGGCTGACGAAGATGATGAGGCTTCGCAACAGGAACTGGATGCAATGCTCGAAGCCGAATTTGAGCAGAATGAACAGAATCTGGCTGATGATGCTTCTGATGAGTTTGAAGAGCTTGACCAGGTCTTAGAGCAGAATAAGGATGAGCCTGATACCGATGATGAGGTGACTGATACTGAGGCCTCGCAGAGTGAGTCTGAGCGTACTGAGCAAAAAGAATCACAGGTTGATGACGAGCTGGAGAAAGAGCTTAACGAATTACCCGATCTCGGTGACTGGCTTCAAAGCCATGAACAGGGCAAGCAGGACAAGGAAGCGAATTCGGATCACGAACTGCTGGATGAACTTGAATCTTCTGATTTTGATGAAATGCTCGAGTCCATGGAGCAGGACGAGGATCAGGAGTCGGATCTTGATATTGAAACCCTGCTCAATGAGCAACTGGCTGAGCCGGAAGCGCCGGAACCTCTTGCTGATACTGAAGATGATTTTCTGGACATCGACGCGCTGTTAAATGAGAGCGTGGAGGCAGAAGAGGATGACAGTGAAGAAAAACCAATAAATCTTGATACGGCACTGGGCAGCTATGCCGGTGGTGATAAAGATGAAGAGTTGATGGATGTTGATAACGACAATGGCATGGGCGCTAAACTGGATCTGGCCCGGGCTTATCTGGAAATGGAAGACAATGAATCCGCCATCGAATTGTTGCAGCAGGTGGTGGAGAAAGGCGATGGGGAACAACAGGAAGAAGCCAAAGCCATACTGGATAAACTGCTGTAA
- the miaE gene encoding tRNA isopentenyl-2-thiomethyl-A-37 hydroxylase MiaE yields MYQSLLEPINAFLHCPTPEPWMEQASQPENLPTLLIDHANCELKAAQTAMWLMRTYALDHAGSEALLAWLKPYEDYVYRGIGTADFEKVRLSKKLIGKSDFELGDELIDKMVLLIKEELHHFQQVVEILKARDIDYVNLSASRYAKGLMQKVRSHEPAKLADKLICGAYIEARSCERFAALVPYVDNSLGEFYLSLLRSEARHFQDYLSLAEKVTGGNISERVQLLGETEAQLISSPDPQLRFHSGVPLSSVD; encoded by the coding sequence ATGTATCAGTCATTACTTGAGCCTATTAACGCCTTTTTGCACTGTCCAACGCCTGAACCTTGGATGGAGCAGGCAAGCCAGCCGGAAAATCTGCCGACTCTGCTGATCGATCATGCCAATTGTGAGCTTAAGGCGGCGCAAACGGCCATGTGGCTGATGCGTACCTATGCACTGGATCATGCCGGCAGTGAGGCGTTGTTGGCCTGGCTTAAGCCTTATGAGGACTATGTGTACCGGGGCATTGGCACCGCTGACTTTGAAAAAGTACGCTTATCTAAGAAACTGATCGGCAAGTCGGATTTTGAATTAGGGGATGAGCTCATCGATAAGATGGTGTTGCTGATCAAAGAAGAGTTGCATCATTTTCAGCAGGTAGTGGAGATACTTAAAGCGCGTGATATTGACTACGTAAACTTAAGTGCGTCCCGCTATGCCAAAGGATTGATGCAGAAGGTGCGCAGCCATGAGCCAGCTAAACTGGCAGATAAGCTGATCTGTGGGGCTTATATCGAGGCCCGCTCCTGTGAGCGATTTGCCGCGCTGGTGCCTTATGTGGATAACAGCCTTGGGGAGTTTTATCTGTCTTTGCTGCGCTCTGAGGCCCGGCATTTTCAGGATTATCTGAGTCTGGCTGAAAAAGTCACAGGCGGGAATATCAGCGAGCGGGTGCAGCTATTGGGCGAAACCGAAGCGCAGCTGATTTCATCCCCGGATCCGCAATTGCGTTTTCACAGCGGTGTGCCCTTGAGTTCAGTGGACTGA
- the folC gene encoding bifunctional tetrahydrofolate synthase/dihydrofolate synthase — translation MNQPLTGQPQDLSGWLSYLESIHPSSIDMGLERVRMVFERLCLDFSHSQIITVAGTNGKGTTCAMIEQGLMLAGKSTAVYSSPHLLDYRERVRINNTMLSEQSHCQAFALVEQARGDISLTYFEFGTLAALVLIAQSQPDYVILEVGLGGRLDAVNIVDAGIAVITTIGLDHQDYLGTDTEQIGAEKSGILRQGCLAVIGEPQPPQSVVNAVATNAASAFWQGREFSYQIGGQQFTWRSGSGLEKTGPLPAIPPANAATALKVLELTGLLDKIDVPGLLRQVSVPGRCQLLASKPDVLVDVAHNPQAVKYLCEQLKGRNWQRLHLVVGMLKDKDIRGCFELLIPFKPIWYLADLPGPRAATAGTLASYLPGQDNVFTYNNVQSAYQRACENAAEDDVILVFGSFLTLAEVMESDNGR, via the coding sequence ATGAACCAGCCTCTGACCGGCCAGCCGCAGGATCTCAGTGGCTGGCTGTCTTATCTTGAGTCCATACACCCTTCCTCCATTGATATGGGGCTCGAGCGGGTACGCATGGTATTTGAACGCTTATGCCTGGATTTCAGTCACAGTCAAATCATCACAGTGGCCGGTACTAATGGTAAAGGTACTACCTGTGCGATGATTGAGCAGGGGCTAATGCTGGCAGGAAAATCCACAGCCGTATACAGCTCCCCGCACCTGCTCGATTACCGTGAACGGGTCAGAATCAATAATACTATGCTGTCTGAGCAGTCTCACTGTCAGGCTTTTGCTCTTGTTGAGCAGGCCAGAGGCGATATCAGCCTGACCTACTTTGAGTTTGGTACGCTGGCGGCACTGGTGCTGATCGCTCAAAGCCAGCCGGACTATGTGATTCTTGAAGTGGGTCTGGGCGGGCGACTGGATGCGGTTAATATTGTGGATGCCGGAATTGCGGTGATAACGACCATTGGATTGGATCATCAGGATTATCTGGGCACAGACACAGAACAAATTGGTGCTGAGAAGTCCGGTATATTGCGTCAGGGTTGTCTGGCTGTTATCGGAGAACCACAGCCACCCCAATCTGTGGTTAATGCCGTTGCAACGAATGCCGCCAGTGCGTTCTGGCAGGGCCGGGAGTTTAGTTATCAGATTGGTGGTCAGCAATTTACCTGGCGTTCCGGCTCCGGCTTGGAGAAGACGGGACCTTTACCCGCCATTCCGCCAGCCAATGCTGCTACCGCACTCAAAGTGCTTGAGTTGACAGGGCTGCTGGATAAGATTGATGTCCCCGGATTATTACGACAGGTAAGTGTACCCGGGCGCTGCCAGTTACTCGCAAGCAAACCTGATGTGCTGGTGGATGTGGCTCATAATCCTCAGGCGGTGAAGTATTTGTGTGAGCAACTCAAAGGGCGCAACTGGCAACGTCTGCATTTGGTGGTGGGCATGCTTAAGGATAAAGATATCAGGGGCTGCTTTGAATTACTGATACCCTTCAAACCCATCTGGTATCTGGCTGATTTACCTGGCCCCCGTGCTGCCACGGCTGGAACACTTGCCAGTTATCTTCCCGGGCAGGACAATGTGTTTACATATAATAATGTACAGTCAGCCTATCAGCGGGCCTGCGAGAATGCCGCTGAAGATGATGTGATACTGGTATTCGGGTCTTTTCTGACCCTGGCTGAAGTAATGGAGTCGGACAATGGCCGATAA